The following coding sequences are from one Augochlora pura isolate Apur16 chromosome 6, APUR_v2.2.1, whole genome shotgun sequence window:
- the LOC144471294 gene encoding uncharacterized protein LOC144471294 produces MSDQSREAGPSGVQVQNPDQNVLQQYRGAGHNCQGPRCVCQRYENGELAAVVMNQNRSNQERDDNYQNIGRNARGFQNRPGGSLQGYSNLNPNYQNPVDLVHNYNRNRQPHESEENIYERLDNDDDDNNENNGEASRNEPIAQNNQDDHMYERIDDRYSCSGRIYSRCYKYHILNHIAIPNFLYDMESRNSNQYDQPRQIYLDSRLSSQFCQNRLDRLGRNCFSTENIAHASTGRTIYPLGYNCMCSFCRHLDPRYLCHHCHNLHNRSRYQDGPAGNSRHVIYQLPRNCRCPFCRGEYSYVKLPVTSCRPPEFWRMECYCRNPSNCSCRSKVLSNCNSTTQVGKYLDWIDRAGPSVNNPLYATIHIGRPCVSPAGNLAAGSSADPGPSTSGVSSSAAASNEPSTSSNVRPIFSSHNPSTSRGSVCSANRSTAERQHTCDDSCIRNQSGGIAGICQFFGRCERAECNHGRLSVHWWYVNKWLLPWNPHIFDRNVDAVPVMEEEPRNQHDSDSDDA; encoded by the coding sequence ATGTCGGATCAATCACGGGAAGCCGGGCCCAGCGGTGTGCAAGTCCAAAATCCGGATCAGAATGTGCTCCAGCAGTATCGTGGAGCTGGTCATAACTGTCAAGGTCCGCGTTGCGTGTGTCAGAGATACGAGAATGGAGAATTGGCAGCTGTAGTGATGAATCAGAATCGAAGCAACCAGGAGAGAGACGACAATTATCAGAACATAGGCCGCAATGCGCGGGGCTTCCAAAACCGACCCGGTGGCTCGTTACAAGGCTACTCGAATCTAAATCCAAACTATCAGAACCCTGTTGATTTGGTTCACAATTATAATCGCAATCGACAACCGCACGAATCGGAAGAGAACATTTACGAGCGTCtggacaacgacgacgacgacaacaacGAGAACAACGGCGAGGCCAGTCGCAACGAACCCATAGCCCAGAACAATCAGGACGATCACATGTACGAGAGAATCGACGATCGATATTCTTGTAGCGGCAGAATATATTCCCGTTGTTATAAATACCATATCTTAAATCACATTGCTATTCCTAATTTCCTGTACGACATGGAGTCTAGAAACTCGAATCAATACGACCAGCCTCGTCAGATCTATCTAGACTCCCGTTTGTCCAGCCAGTTCTGCCAAAATCGGCTAGACCGATTGGGCCGCAATTGTTTCTCCACCGAAAACATTGCTCACGCTTCCACTGGACGTACAATTTACCCGCTCGGTTACAATTGTATGTGTTCCTTCTGCAGACACTTAGACCCTAGATACCTGTGTCATCACTGTCATAATTTACATAACAGATCGCGCTATCAGGATGGACCTGCGGGCAATTCTAGGCATGTTATATATCAATTGCCGAGAAACTGCAGGTGTCCCTTCTGTCGTGGCGAATACTCTTACGTGAAACTGCCTGTTACGTCCTGCCGACCTCCTGAGTTCTGGAGGATGGAATGCTATTGTAGGAATCCTAGTAATTGTTCTTGTAGATCCAAGGTTTTGTCTAACTGTAATTCTACTACTCAGGTCGGTAAATACCTTGACTGGATCGACAGAGCCGGCCCGTCAGTCAATAATCCCCTGTACGCCACGATCCACATTGGCAGACCCTGCGTTTCACCTGCCGGAAACTTAGCTGCCGGAAGCAGCGCAGATCCTGGGCCCTCGACATCCGGCGTATCCAGTTCTGCGGCTGCATCCAACGAGCCCAGCACGTCTTCGAACGTCAGGCCGATATTTTCTTCACATAATCCCTCCACTTCGCGCGGCTCTGTTTGCTCTGCTAACCGTTCCACCGCAGAGCGTCAGCACACATGCGACGATTCCTGCATCAGAAATCAAAGTGGAGGCATCGCTGGGATATGTCAATTCTTCGGCAGATGCGAGCGAGCGGAATGCAACCATGGCAGATTGTCAGTGCATTGGTGGTACGTGAACAAGTGGCTGCTACCTTGGAATCCTCATATCTTCGACAGGAACGTGGATGCTGTTCCCGTGATGGAAGAGGAGCCTCGTAATCAACACGATAGCGACAGCGACGACGCTTAA
- the Kel gene encoding kelch protein, protein MELAGQSQVQNSSSNNDGSENKGSCLLLRYASQNSLDESSQKHIPRESGKDKPPYRNHHHTNRAFDVINEMRKKNSLCDVILVADGGMEVPAHKMILAACSPYFYAMFTSFEERDQERITLQGVDFSALELLVDYVYSAEVHVTEENVQVLLPAANLLQLTDVRDACCDFLQAQLHPSNCLGIRAFADLHGCLELLSHADSYIEQHFSEVVDGDEFLTLAAQQVAKLICSDHLMVPSEEKVFECVISWVHHDLEKRQVDLAQLMEYVRLPLLSQEYLVQRVEEEPLLKANLQCKDFLIEALKYHLLKGEQKSLFKTPRTKPRQPRWLPKVLLVVGGQAPKAIRSVECYDFKEEKWYQVSELPTRRCRAGLSVLGGRVYAVGGFNGSLRVRTVDIYDASTDQWSPCPEMGVRRSTLGVAVLGNCIYAVGGFDGSTGLNSAEVYDPRTHEWRLIAPMSTRRSSVGVGVVKGLLYAVGGYDGASRQCLSSVECYNPEKDQWKPVPDMSARRSGAGVGVLDGVLYAVGGHDGPLVRKSVEAFNPDTNQWTPVSDMALCRRNAGVVALGGFLYVVGGDDGVSSLASVEIYSPRTDTWTTLSTCMGIGRSYAGVAIIDKPMPSTTSM, encoded by the exons ATGGAGTTGGCGGGACAGAGTCAGGTGCAAAATTCCTCCAGTAACAACGATGGCTCTGAAAATAAAGGGAG TTGCTTATTGCTGCGATATGCTAGTCAGAACTCCTTGGATGAGAGCTCCCAGAAACACATTCCACGAGAAAGTGGAAAAGATAAGCCGCCTTACAGAAATCATCATCATACGAATCGGGCTTTTGATGTTATTAACGAAATGAGAAA GAAAAATTCGTTATGTGATGTGATATTGGTGGCTGATGGAGGAATGGAAGTACCTGCACACAAAATGATCCTTGCCGCTTGTAGTCCTTATTTTTACGCTATGTTTACAAGCTTTGAAGAACGAGATCAGGAAAGAATAACCTTACAAGGAGTTGATTTCTCGGCACTAGAATTATTGGTAGATTATGTATATTCTGCAGAAGTGCATGTAACAGAGGAGAATGTGCAAGTACTGTTACCAGCTGCAAATCTTTTACAACTGACTGATGTACGCGATGCATGTTGTGACTTTTTACAAGCTCAGTTACATCCATCAAACTGTTTAGGAATTCGTGCATTTGCTGATCTCCATGGGTGTCTGGAATTGTTATCGCATGCAGACAGTTATATTGAACAACATTTTTC gGAAGTGGTAGATGGTGacgaatttttaacattagCTGCACAGCAAGTAGCTAAATTGATTTGCAGCGATCATTTAATGGTACCTTCAGaagaaaaagtattcgaatgTGTAATATCATGGGTACACCATGATTTAGAAAAAAGACAAGTTGATTTGGCTCAATTAATGGAATACGTTCGTTTACCATTACTTTCACAGGAATATTTAGTTCAACGGGTCGAGGAAGAGCCACTTTTGAAAGCAAATTTACAat GTAAGGATTTCTTGATCGAAGCtctaaaatatcatttattgaaGGGAGAACAAAAGTCGTTATTTAAGACACCTCGTACAAAACCTAGACAGCCACGATGGTTACCTAAAGTGTTGTTAGTGGTTGGTGGTCAAGCTCCAAAGGCAATTAGAAGCGTTGAATGCTATGATTTCaaggaagaaaaatggtaTCAGGTATCAGAATTGCCGACGCGTCGCTGTAGGGCAG gtTTATCTGTCCTCGGCGGTCGTGTATATGCTGTTGGCGGATTTAATGGATCCCTTAGAGTGCGAACAGTAGATATTTATGATGCATCCACTGACCAGTGGTCACCTTGTCCAGAAATGGGAGTGAGAAGATCGACACTTGGTGTGGCAGTTCTCGGCAATTGCATTTATgct GTTGGTGGATTCGATGGATCAACTGGTTTAAATTCAGCCGAAGTATATGATCCAAGGACGCACGAATGGAGGCTGATCGCGCCAATGTCAACGCGTAGGAGTAGCGTCGGCGTGGGCGTTGTTAAAGGATTACTATATGCA GTTGGAGGTTACGACGGAGCATCCCGACAATGTCTTTCCAGTGTTGAATGCTATAACCCAGAAAAAGATCAATGGAAGCCGGTACCTGACATGTCTGCACGTCGCAGCGGTGCTGGTGTTGGTGTTTTGGATGGAGTTCTGTATGCTGTGGGCGGTCACGATGGTCCTTTGGTTAGGAAAAGCGTAGAAGCATTCAATCCGGATACTAATCAGTGGACCCCAGTTAGTGATATGGCCCTTTGTCGTAGAAACGCTG GTGTCGTTGCGCTAGGCGGTTTCTTGTACGTGGTGGGTGGTGACGATGGCGTATCGAGTCTAGCGTCcgttgaaatttattcgcCGAGGACTGACACTTGGACGACGCTATCGACGTGTATGGGTATTGGTCGCAGCTACGCGGGTGTCGCAATAATTGACAAACCGATGCCGTCTACGACATCGATGTGA